A region from the Janthinobacterium agaricidamnosum genome encodes:
- the rplO gene encoding 50S ribosomal protein L15, translating into MELNTIAPAEGAKHYKRRVGRGIGSGLGKTSGRGHKGQKSRSGGFHKVGFEGGQMPLQRRLPKRGFKSMHATFKAEVRLSDLNNLAVGDVDILVLKQAGVLGVLARDVRVILSGEITKAVNLKGLKVSAGAKAAIEAAGGSVA; encoded by the coding sequence ATGGAATTGAATACTATTGCACCAGCCGAAGGCGCTAAGCACTACAAGCGTCGCGTCGGTCGCGGTATCGGCTCCGGCCTGGGTAAAACCTCGGGTCGTGGTCACAAAGGTCAGAAATCGCGTTCGGGCGGCTTTCATAAAGTCGGTTTCGAAGGCGGTCAGATGCCTCTGCAACGCCGTCTGCCTAAGCGCGGTTTCAAATCGATGCACGCAACCTTCAAAGCTGAAGTGCGCCTGTCCGATCTGAACAACCTGGCTGTTGGCGATGTCGACATTCTGGTCTTGAAGCAAGCTGGCGTTCTGGGCGTGTTGGCCCGTGACGTGCGCGTGATCTTGTCCGGCGAAATCACCAAAGCGGTGAATTTGAAGGGCTTGAAAGTGTCCGCTGGCGCGAAAGCAGCCATCGAAGCAGCCGGCGGCTCGGTAGCCTGA
- the secY gene encoding preprotein translocase subunit SecY — translation MATNPQLAKSAAAGFPWGRLWFLLGALVVYRIGAHVPVPGIDPTQLASLFKEHEGGVLGMFNMFSGGALSRFTVFALGIMPYISASIIMQLLSIVSPQMEALKKEGEAGRRKITQYTRYFTVALALFQALGIAVALESQAGLVLEPGLAFRFVTVVTLLTGTMFLMWLGEQITERGLGNGISIIIFAGIAAGLPSALGGLFTQVSNGSIGSFSAIFIVILVALVTYFVVFVERGQRKILVNYAKRQVGNKIYGGQTSHLPLKLNMAGVIPPIFASSIILFPATIVDWFSKGADNANPAVRFLKDLAASMGPGEPIHALLYAVAIVFFCFFYTALVFNSKETADNLKKSGAFIPGIRPGEQTARYIDKILTRLTLAGAVYITLVCLLPEFMQAQWKVPFYFGGTSLLIIVVVTMDFMAQVQNYVMSQQYDSLLRKANFKGGIPTR, via the coding sequence TTGGCGACTAATCCACAACTTGCTAAAAGTGCAGCGGCCGGTTTCCCTTGGGGACGGCTCTGGTTTTTGCTTGGCGCATTGGTGGTTTATCGTATCGGTGCTCACGTCCCGGTTCCCGGGATTGACCCGACACAATTAGCCTCGCTGTTCAAGGAGCACGAAGGCGGCGTCCTGGGCATGTTCAACATGTTCTCGGGCGGTGCCTTGTCTCGTTTTACAGTGTTTGCGCTGGGTATCATGCCTTATATCTCGGCCTCGATCATCATGCAATTGCTGTCGATCGTGTCACCGCAGATGGAAGCGTTGAAAAAAGAAGGCGAAGCAGGTCGTCGCAAGATCACCCAGTACACCCGGTATTTCACGGTTGCCCTGGCACTGTTCCAAGCGTTAGGCATTGCAGTCGCACTGGAGTCGCAAGCTGGTCTGGTGTTGGAACCTGGTCTTGCATTCCGCTTCGTGACGGTCGTCACTTTGTTGACCGGAACAATGTTTTTGATGTGGTTGGGTGAGCAAATTACCGAGCGTGGCTTGGGGAATGGCATCTCGATCATCATTTTTGCCGGGATTGCAGCAGGTCTGCCGTCGGCGTTGGGTGGCTTGTTCACTCAGGTGTCGAATGGTTCGATCGGCAGCTTCAGCGCGATTTTCATCGTGATTCTGGTAGCACTGGTAACGTACTTCGTTGTATTCGTCGAACGTGGTCAGCGCAAAATATTGGTCAATTACGCGAAGCGCCAGGTAGGCAACAAGATTTATGGCGGTCAAACCAGCCATTTGCCGTTGAAGCTGAACATGGCCGGCGTGATCCCGCCGATCTTTGCTTCTTCGATCATCTTGTTCCCGGCCACTATCGTGGACTGGTTTTCAAAGGGCGCCGACAACGCTAACCCTGCGGTGCGGTTCTTGAAAGATTTGGCAGCATCGATGGGGCCTGGTGAGCCTATCCATGCGCTGTTGTACGCAGTGGCGATCGTGTTTTTCTGTTTCTTCTATACAGCGCTGGTATTTAACAGCAAGGAAACAGCGGATAACTTGAAGAAAAGCGGTGCGTTCATTCCCGGGATCCGTCCAGGCGAGCAGACAGCCCGTTACATCGACAAGATCCTGACACGCTTGACACTTGCCGGCGCAGTCTACATCACCCTGGTGTGTTTATTGCCGGAATTTATGCAAGCCCAGTGGAAAGTACCATTCTATTTCGGCGGTACTTCTTTATTGATTATTGTAGTTGTCACCATGGATTTCATGGCGCAAGTACAGAACTACGTGATGTCGCAGCAATATGATTCGCTGCTGCGCAAAGCAAATTTCAAGGGCGGAATTCCGACGCGTTAA
- the infA gene encoding translation initiation factor IF-1 translates to MAKDDVIQMQGEILENLPNATFRVKLENGHVVLGHISGKMRMNYIRILPGDKVTVELTPYDLSRARIVFRTK, encoded by the coding sequence ATGGCAAAAGACGACGTCATACAGATGCAGGGCGAGATTCTTGAGAATCTCCCAAATGCAACATTTCGAGTGAAGCTGGAGAACGGACACGTGGTGCTCGGGCATATTTCAGGTAAAATGCGGATGAACTATATTCGCATTCTCCCTGGAGACAAGGTGACGGTGGAGTTAACGCCGTACGACCTGAGCCGAGCCCGCATTGTGTTCCGTACCAAGTAA
- the rpmJ gene encoding 50S ribosomal protein L36, which produces MKVLASVKRICRNCKIIKRKGVVRVICVEPRHKQRQG; this is translated from the coding sequence ATGAAAGTTCTCGCATCAGTCAAGCGGATCTGCCGCAACTGCAAGATCATCAAGCGCAAAGGCGTAGTCCGCGTAATCTGCGTGGAACCACGTCACAAGCAGCGTCAAGGTTAA
- the rpsM gene encoding 30S ribosomal protein S13, with amino-acid sequence MARIAGVNIPNHQHTVIGLTAIYGVGRPRAEKICASTGVATNKKIKDLDDSELEKLRDEVGKFIVEGDLRRELSMNIKRLMDLGCYRGMRHRKGLPCRGQRTRTNARTRKGPRKAAQSLKK; translated from the coding sequence ATGGCACGTATTGCAGGGGTTAATATCCCAAATCATCAGCATACCGTTATCGGCCTGACGGCCATCTACGGTGTGGGCCGTCCACGCGCAGAGAAAATCTGTGCATCGACCGGTGTAGCAACCAACAAAAAGATCAAAGATCTGGATGACAGCGAACTGGAAAAACTGCGCGATGAAGTAGGTAAATTCATCGTCGAAGGCGATCTGCGTCGTGAACTGTCCATGAACATCAAGCGTTTGATGGATCTGGGTTGCTACCGCGGCATGCGTCATCGTAAGGGTCTGCCTTGCCGTGGCCAGCGTACGCGTACGAACGCACGTACCCGCAAGGGACCGCGTAAAGCCGCTCAATCGCTGAAAAAATAA
- the rpsK gene encoding 30S ribosomal protein S11, whose protein sequence is MAKSQNNAASARVRKKVKKNVAEGIAHVHASFNNTIITITDRQGNALSWATSGGAGFKGSRKSTPFAAQVAAEAAGKVAVECGVKNLEVRIKGPGPGRESAVRALNNLGIKITEIQDVTPVPHNGCRPPKRRRI, encoded by the coding sequence ATGGCTAAGTCGCAAAATAACGCCGCATCAGCACGCGTGCGTAAAAAAGTTAAAAAGAACGTCGCTGAAGGCATCGCACATGTCCACGCATCGTTCAATAACACCATCATTACCATCACCGATCGTCAAGGCAATGCCTTGTCGTGGGCTACCTCCGGCGGTGCAGGCTTCAAGGGTTCGCGTAAATCGACCCCGTTCGCAGCGCAGGTCGCCGCGGAAGCCGCTGGTAAAGTGGCTGTTGAGTGTGGCGTCAAGAACCTGGAAGTACGTATCAAGGGCCCAGGTCCTGGTCGTGAATCCGCCGTTCGCGCGCTGAACAACCTGGGCATCAAGATCACCGAGATCCAGGACGTGACGCCGGTACCGCACAACGGTTGCCGTCCACCGAAACGTCGTCGTATCTAA
- the rpsD gene encoding 30S ribosomal protein S4, whose product MARYIGPKAKLSRREGTDLFLKSARRSLDSKCKLDVKPGQHGVKSGARTSDYGNQLREKQKVKRMYGVLERQFRRYFAEADRRKGNTGETLLKLLETRLDNVCYRMGFGSTRAEARQLVSHKAFTVNGIVVNIASYAVKVGDIVAVREKSKKQVRIVEALSLAEQVGMPSWVSVDAKKMEGTFKSLPERNEIANDVNESLIVELYSR is encoded by the coding sequence GTGGCACGTTATATCGGACCTAAAGCAAAACTTTCCCGCCGTGAAGGTACAGACCTGTTCCTGAAGAGCGCCCGTCGCTCGCTGGACAGCAAGTGCAAACTGGACGTCAAGCCAGGCCAGCACGGTGTCAAATCCGGCGCCCGCACCTCGGACTACGGTAACCAACTGCGCGAAAAGCAAAAAGTCAAGCGCATGTACGGCGTGCTGGAACGTCAATTCCGCCGCTACTTCGCTGAAGCAGACCGTCGTAAAGGCAACACCGGCGAAACGCTGTTGAAGTTGCTGGAAACGCGTCTGGACAACGTTTGCTACCGCATGGGCTTTGGCTCGACCCGCGCTGAAGCGCGTCAATTGGTCAGCCACAAAGCGTTCACCGTGAACGGTATCGTTGTGAACATCGCTTCGTACGCAGTCAAAGTTGGCGACATCGTTGCTGTTCGTGAAAAATCGAAAAAGCAAGTGCGTATCGTTGAAGCACTGTCGCTGGCTGAACAAGTTGGTATGCCTAGCTGGGTTTCGGTTGATGCCAAGAAAATGGAAGGTACCTTCAAGTCCCTGCCAGAGCGTAACGAAATCGCTAACGACGTCAACGAATCGCTGATCGTCGAGCTGTACTCGCGTTAA
- a CDS encoding DNA-directed RNA polymerase subunit alpha produces the protein MQNSLLKPRIIDVEALGAGHAKVVMEPFERGYGHTLGNALRRVLLSSMVGYAPTEVTIAGVVHEYSSLDGVQEDVVDLLLNLKGVVFKVHNRDSVTLTLKKEGEGAILASDIDLPHDVELINPDHVIAHLTAGGKLDMQIKVEKGRGYVPGNVRRLSEDTNKTIGRIILDASFSPVRRVSYFVESARVEQRTDLDKLIINIETNGVISPEEAIRQSARVLVDQLNVFAALEGTEAAAEAPSRAPLVDPILLRPVDDLELTVRSANCLKAENIYYIGDLIQRSENELLKTPNLGRKSLNEIKEVLASRGLTLGMKLENWPPAGLEK, from the coding sequence ATGCAAAACAGTTTGTTGAAGCCACGTATTATCGATGTTGAAGCTCTCGGTGCAGGTCACGCCAAGGTCGTGATGGAACCGTTCGAGCGCGGCTATGGCCACACATTGGGTAACGCGTTGCGCCGCGTTCTGCTGTCGTCGATGGTGGGCTACGCGCCGACCGAAGTGACGATCGCTGGCGTCGTCCACGAATATTCCTCCCTCGATGGCGTGCAAGAAGACGTCGTCGATCTGTTGCTGAACTTGAAGGGTGTGGTTTTCAAAGTCCACAACCGCGATTCGGTAACTCTGACCCTGAAAAAAGAAGGCGAAGGCGCGATCCTGGCCTCCGACATCGACCTGCCGCATGACGTCGAACTGATCAACCCTGACCACGTGATCGCCCACCTGACCGCTGGTGGCAAGCTGGACATGCAGATCAAGGTTGAAAAAGGCCGCGGCTACGTTCCTGGTAACGTGCGTCGCCTGTCGGAAGACACGAACAAGACCATCGGCCGCATCATTCTCGATGCATCGTTCTCGCCAGTGCGCCGCGTATCGTACTTCGTTGAATCGGCCCGCGTTGAACAGCGTACCGACCTGGACAAGCTGATCATCAACATCGAAACCAACGGCGTGATCTCGCCGGAAGAAGCGATCCGCCAGTCGGCCCGCGTCCTGGTGGACCAGTTGAATGTGTTCGCTGCCCTGGAAGGCACGGAAGCTGCCGCCGAAGCGCCATCGCGCGCTCCGCTGGTCGATCCTATCCTGTTGCGTCCAGTCGACGATCTGGAGTTGACCGTGCGTTCGGCGAACTGCCTGAAAGCGGAAAACATCTACTACATCGGCGACCTGATCCAACGTTCGGAAAACGAACTGCTGAAAACGCCAAATCTGGGCCGCAAGTCCCTGAACGAAATCAAGGAAGTGCTGGCATCGCGCGGCTTGACCTTGGGCATGAAGCTGGAAAACTGGCCGCCTGCCGGCCTGGAAAAGTAA